The Rhodoferax sediminis genome has a segment encoding these proteins:
- the soxZ gene encoding thiosulfate oxidation carrier complex protein SoxZ: MGDPMRIRAQVAGANAVVRVLMAHEMESGQRKDSAGKMIPAWHIQDVTATLNGKTVMTAEWGPAVSKNPFLQFTVKGAKAGDKIGISWKDTKGDSRTDEATVS, translated from the coding sequence ATGGGAGATCCGATGCGCATTCGCGCTCAAGTCGCTGGCGCCAACGCCGTTGTGCGTGTGCTGATGGCGCACGAAATGGAATCCGGCCAGCGCAAGGATTCCGCTGGCAAAATGATCCCGGCCTGGCACATCCAGGACGTGACCGCCACGCTCAATGGCAAGACCGTGATGACGGCCGAATGGGGACCGGCCGTCTCGAAGAACCCGTTTTTGCAGTTCACCGTGAAGGGCGCCAAGGCGGGCGACAAGATCGGCATCAGCTGGAAGGACACCAAGGGCGACAGCCGGACCGACGAGGCCACGGTTTCTTGA
- the gspF gene encoding type II secretion system inner membrane protein GspF, producing the protein MPAYSFEALDAQGQIRKGVMEADTARSARGLLRVQSLVPLSVEPLGSGAAAGAGRLGLGTTLFTPRVFNATGLAIWTRQVAGLVSSGLPLERALTALTEEAENEAQRNLVASLRAEVNAGAPFARALAQHPREFSPIYTAVIGAGEQTGHLGLVLERLADDLEEQQALTAKLIGAALYPAIVTLVAIVIVMFLVGYVVPQVANVFAGSKRALPFLTVAMLAISDFVRHYGWFMLIALILIAIGARVALRNEAFREKFDAAWLNLPLLGKLARGYNAARFTSTLAMLAAAGVPILKALQAAAETLNNRAMRADALDALVLVREGAPLASAIGQKKRFPGLVSMFARLGEQTGQLPVMLARAASQLGAEVQRRAMQLATILEPLLIVAMGLVVMLIVLAVMLPIIELNQLVK; encoded by the coding sequence ATGCCCGCCTATTCTTTCGAAGCACTGGACGCCCAGGGGCAGATCCGCAAGGGCGTGATGGAGGCCGACACGGCGCGCTCGGCGCGTGGCCTGTTGCGCGTGCAGTCGCTGGTGCCCCTGTCCGTGGAGCCGCTCGGCAGTGGCGCTGCGGCCGGTGCGGGCCGCCTGGGACTGGGCACCACGCTGTTCACCCCGCGCGTCTTCAATGCCACCGGGCTGGCGATCTGGACGCGCCAGGTTGCCGGGCTGGTGTCGTCCGGCCTGCCGCTCGAGCGGGCCCTGACAGCGCTCACCGAAGAGGCCGAGAACGAGGCCCAGCGCAACCTGGTCGCCTCGCTGCGCGCCGAGGTCAACGCCGGCGCCCCGTTTGCCAGGGCGCTGGCGCAGCACCCGCGCGAGTTCTCGCCGATCTACACCGCCGTCATCGGCGCCGGCGAGCAAACCGGCCATCTGGGCCTGGTGCTGGAGCGTCTCGCCGACGATCTGGAGGAACAGCAGGCGCTCACGGCCAAGCTGATCGGCGCGGCCCTGTACCCGGCCATCGTGACGCTGGTGGCGATCGTGATCGTGATGTTCCTGGTGGGCTATGTGGTGCCACAGGTCGCCAATGTGTTTGCCGGCTCCAAGCGCGCGCTGCCGTTCCTCACGGTGGCCATGCTGGCCATCAGCGATTTCGTCAGGCACTACGGCTGGTTCATGCTGATTGCTCTTATTTTGATAGCTATTGGCGCCCGTGTGGCCTTGAGAAACGAGGCATTTCGTGAAAAATTCGATGCTGCGTGGCTCAACCTGCCGCTGCTCGGCAAACTCGCGCGCGGCTACAACGCGGCGCGCTTCACCAGCACGCTGGCCATGCTCGCAGCGGCCGGCGTGCCCATCCTCAAGGCACTGCAGGCCGCCGCCGAAACCCTGAACAACCGCGCCATGCGCGCCGATGCGCTCGACGCGCTGGTGCTGGTGCGCGAGGGCGCGCCGCTGGCCTCCGCGATCGGCCAGAAAAAGCGCTTCCCGGGGCTGGTCAGCATGTTCGCGCGGCTCGGCGAGCAGACCGGCCAGCTGCCGGTGATGCTTGCCCGCGCCGCCAGCCAGCTCGGCGCCGAGGTGCAGCGCCGCGCCATGCAGCTGGCGACCATTCTGGAGCCGCTGCTGATCGTGGCGATGGGGCTGGTGGTGATGCTGATCGTGCTGGCGGTGATGCTGCCCATCATCGAGCTCAACCAGTTGGTGAAATAA
- a CDS encoding ABC transporter ATP-binding protein/permease: MSLSTKITDFKVFTRKVWALSLPYFQSEEKWKARGLLVAIVLLNLGAVYMLVLLNDWNRLFYDALQNKNEPVFWTQLGRFTYLAFAFILIAVYRFYLTQLLELRWRAWMTGHYLQRWLAHHAFYQLELARFTGDAGATPDNPDQRIQEDLNLFTSYTISLTMGLLNAVVTLASFVGILWSLSGGFAFKFDGGSYNIPGFMVWMAVLYCMAGSVATHYIGRPQIRLNFLQQRYEADFRHHMVRVREYSESIALDKGEAVERAQLDGRFSSVLSNFLKLLKAQKNLVWFTNFFGQAAVVFPFIVAAPRFFSGAIQLGELMQIASAFGRVQDSLGWFVDNYSSLAAWRATADRLTSFEESMAAQAQTQSTLGATNSVAPDTLATHGLTLALPGGTVLLSDVTLHARAGDSVLIKGPSGSGKSTLFRAFAGIWPFARGRVEQPADSMFIPQRPYFPNGRLRDALAYPLPADQYTDAALRQALTDALLPQLATQLDTQDAWSQKLSGGEQQRLAIARVLLKKPKWIFADEATSALDEPAEKQVYERLLAQVQHAGGAIVSIAHRPALSALHSQRWTLEKRPEGAPSLYQIKESAS, encoded by the coding sequence ATGAGCCTGTCCACCAAAATCACCGATTTCAAGGTCTTCACACGCAAGGTCTGGGCGCTGTCGCTGCCCTATTTCCAGTCCGAAGAAAAGTGGAAGGCGCGTGGCCTGCTGGTGGCCATCGTGCTGCTGAACCTGGGGGCGGTGTACATGCTGGTGCTGCTCAACGACTGGAACCGGCTGTTCTACGACGCACTGCAGAACAAGAACGAACCTGTGTTCTGGACCCAGCTCGGGCGCTTCACCTACCTCGCGTTCGCCTTCATCCTCATCGCGGTGTACCGCTTCTACCTGACCCAGCTGCTGGAGCTGCGCTGGCGCGCCTGGATGACGGGCCACTACCTGCAGCGCTGGCTGGCCCATCATGCGTTCTATCAGCTCGAGCTGGCGCGCTTTACCGGCGACGCCGGGGCCACGCCCGACAACCCCGACCAGCGCATCCAGGAAGACTTGAACCTGTTCACCAGCTACACCATCTCACTCACGATGGGGCTGCTCAACGCAGTCGTCACACTGGCCAGCTTTGTCGGCATCCTGTGGAGCCTGTCAGGCGGCTTTGCGTTCAAATTTGACGGCGGCAGCTACAACATCCCCGGCTTCATGGTCTGGATGGCGGTGCTGTACTGCATGGCGGGCAGCGTCGCGACCCATTACATTGGCCGCCCGCAGATCCGGCTCAACTTCCTGCAGCAGCGCTACGAGGCCGATTTCCGGCACCACATGGTGCGCGTGCGCGAGTACAGCGAATCAATCGCGCTGGACAAGGGCGAGGCCGTGGAGCGCGCGCAACTCGACGGCCGCTTTTCCAGCGTGCTGTCCAACTTTCTCAAGCTGCTCAAGGCGCAAAAAAACCTGGTCTGGTTCACCAATTTTTTTGGCCAGGCGGCCGTGGTGTTTCCGTTCATCGTGGCGGCGCCACGCTTTTTCAGCGGCGCCATCCAGCTCGGCGAGCTGATGCAGATTGCCTCCGCGTTTGGCCGCGTGCAGGATTCGCTGGGCTGGTTTGTCGACAACTACAGCAGCCTGGCCGCCTGGCGCGCCACGGCCGACCGCCTGACCAGTTTTGAGGAGAGCATGGCGGCGCAAGCCCAGACCCAGTCTACATTGGGGGCTACGAATTCCGTAGCGCCCGACACGCTGGCCACGCACGGCCTGACGCTGGCGCTGCCCGGCGGCACGGTGCTGCTCTCGGACGTCACCCTGCACGCGCGCGCCGGCGACAGCGTGCTGATCAAGGGCCCCTCGGGCAGCGGCAAGTCCACGCTGTTCCGCGCCTTTGCCGGCATCTGGCCGTTTGCCCGCGGCCGGGTGGAACAGCCCGCAGATTCGATGTTCATTCCGCAGCGTCCCTATTTTCCCAATGGCCGGCTGCGCGATGCGCTGGCCTATCCCCTGCCGGCCGATCAGTACACCGACGCGGCGCTGCGCCAGGCCCTGACCGATGCCCTGCTGCCGCAGTTGGCGACGCAGCTCGATACGCAGGACGCGTGGAGCCAGAAGCTCTCGGGCGGCGAGCAGCAGCGCCTGGCGATCGCGCGCGTGCTGCTGAAAAAACCCAAGTGGATTTTTGCCGACGAGGCCACCAGCGCACTCGACGAGCCAGCCGAAAAACAAGTGTATGAAAGGCTTCTGGCCCAAGTACAGCATGCGGGTGGCGCTATCGTTTCAATAGCGCATCGACCGGCCTTGAGCGCGCTGCACAGCCAGCGATGGACGCTGGAAAAACGCCCCGAGGGCGCGCCGTCGCTGTACCAGATCAAGGAAAGCGCGAGTTGA
- the soxA gene encoding sulfur oxidation c-type cytochrome SoxA has translation MTKILAMAALVGLAASAAWAQKTTEEGIAEYRAMLQDGNPAELFEAKGEDLWKKPRGPKNASLEKCDLGKGAGVVKGAFVELPRYFPDTKRVQDLESRLLTCMETLQGFNAAEIANTPFGKGEQANLEGLVAWISSESRGMKFNLPQSRTEEKTMYEVGKRLFFARAGTHDFACASCHGTDNKRIRLQDLPNLTKPSGAASGFGSWPAYRVSSGELWGMQRRLNDCYRQQRFPYPRFGSDATIALAVYMGVTGKGGESVAPAIKR, from the coding sequence ATGACAAAAATACTGGCAATGGCCGCGTTGGTCGGCCTGGCTGCGAGTGCGGCCTGGGCGCAAAAAACAACGGAGGAAGGTATTGCCGAATACCGGGCCATGCTGCAGGACGGCAATCCTGCCGAGTTGTTCGAGGCCAAGGGCGAGGATTTGTGGAAAAAGCCACGCGGCCCTAAAAATGCATCGCTGGAAAAATGTGACCTGGGCAAAGGTGCGGGTGTCGTCAAGGGTGCGTTCGTGGAGCTGCCGCGCTATTTTCCCGACACAAAACGGGTCCAGGATCTCGAATCGCGCCTGCTGACGTGCATGGAAACCCTGCAGGGTTTCAACGCCGCCGAGATTGCCAACACGCCCTTCGGCAAGGGCGAGCAGGCGAATCTGGAGGGTCTGGTCGCCTGGATCTCTTCCGAGTCGCGTGGCATGAAGTTCAATTTGCCGCAATCCCGCACGGAAGAAAAAACCATGTACGAGGTGGGCAAGCGCCTGTTTTTTGCGCGCGCCGGCACTCATGACTTTGCCTGTGCGTCCTGCCATGGCACCGACAACAAGCGCATTCGCCTGCAGGACCTGCCGAATCTGACGAAGCCCTCTGGTGCTGCCAGTGGCTTCGGCTCATGGCCCGCCTATCGCGTGTCGTCGGGTGAACTGTGGGGCATGCAGCGGCGCCTGAACGATTGCTATCGCCAGCAGCGCTTTCCCTACCCCCGTTTTGGCAGCGATGCCACGATCGCCCTGGCCGTGTACATGGGTGTGACCGGCAAAGGGGGTGAATCCGTTGCTCCTGCCATCAAGCGTTAA
- the soxX gene encoding sulfur oxidation c-type cytochrome SoxX — translation MKFLLPAAAFLLAGCASAPAAPDYDQLTVAIMKASFRDQGIARTDRLAQDDTNRACSAADVAGKPLDEATARALEAANLKTVKMPLDGKFLGDWKEGEKIAQDGRGMTWNDKAGALSGGNCYNCHQISKQELSFGTIGPSLYHYGKTRGVTDPDSPAARAVVEYTWRKIWNAKSYNACSDMPRFGHAGILNEQQIRDVMALLLDPKSPVNQ, via the coding sequence ATGAAATTCCTGCTGCCCGCCGCAGCATTCCTGCTGGCGGGCTGCGCGAGCGCGCCTGCGGCCCCGGATTACGACCAGTTGACGGTAGCCATCATGAAGGCATCGTTCCGCGATCAAGGCATCGCCAGGACGGACCGGCTGGCGCAGGACGACACCAATCGCGCATGCAGCGCCGCGGATGTGGCGGGCAAACCGCTGGACGAGGCCACCGCCAGGGCGCTGGAGGCAGCCAACCTCAAGACCGTGAAGATGCCGCTTGATGGCAAGTTTCTGGGCGACTGGAAGGAAGGCGAGAAAATTGCCCAGGATGGCCGCGGCATGACCTGGAACGACAAGGCCGGCGCGCTCAGTGGTGGCAACTGCTACAACTGCCACCAGATCAGCAAGCAGGAGCTGTCGTTCGGCACCATCGGCCCCAGTCTTTACCACTACGGCAAAACGCGCGGTGTGACCGATCCGGACAGCCCTGCGGCCCGGGCCGTCGTCGAATACACCTGGCGCAAGATCTGGAATGCCAAGAGCTACAACGCCTGCTCGGACATGCCCCGCTTTGGCCATGCCGGCATCCTGAATGAGCAGCAGATCCGGGACGTCATGGCGCTGCTGCTGGACCCCAAGTCACCCGTCAACCAGTAA
- the soxY gene encoding thiosulfate oxidation carrier protein SoxY, translated as MQTRRETLHRSAVVASLLAATGLFPQFAWAYNNTAFDAKSVPDVLKALGAGAPVASKDVMIEGPDIAENGAVVPVGASTTLAGPKQILILVEKNPSTLAAVFHVNDSIEPNFKTRVKMGQTSDVYVVAVMADGRALFAKKEIKVTLGGCGG; from the coding sequence ATGCAAACTCGTCGCGAGACTCTCCATCGAAGCGCCGTCGTGGCTAGCCTGCTGGCCGCGACCGGCCTGTTCCCGCAATTCGCATGGGCTTACAACAACACCGCCTTCGACGCGAAAAGCGTGCCGGACGTGCTCAAAGCCCTGGGTGCCGGCGCGCCGGTTGCCAGCAAGGACGTCATGATCGAAGGCCCGGACATCGCCGAAAACGGCGCCGTGGTGCCAGTGGGCGCCTCCACCACGCTCGCGGGTCCCAAGCAGATCCTGATACTGGTCGAAAAGAACCCCTCGACCCTGGCGGCCGTGTTCCATGTGAATGACAGCATCGAGCCCAACTTCAAGACGCGCGTGAAGATGGGCCAGACGTCCGACGTTTATGTCGTAGCCGTCATGGCCGACGGCCGGGCCCTGTTCGCCAAAAAGGAAATCAAGGTCACGCTCGGTGGCTGCGGCGGCTGA
- a CDS encoding 5'-nucleotidase, with product MAASLDGQLVVAISSRALFDFEQENELFEQGDDRAYMRLQLERLEQPARPGVAFSLVKKLLAFNGDAKRVEVVILSRNDPVSGLRVFRSAQASRLEIERGVFTKGRAPYGYLRPLQANLFLSASPGDVRAALDQGFAAATVHTGSVQARDTYPNEVRIAFDGDAVLFSDEAEQVFQRAGLEAFQSHEKRHAGKPLPPGPFKPLLQALHRLQKEGTATMSIRTALVTARSAPAHDRAIRTLMNWNIEIDEAMFLGGLPKGEFLREFEPDFFFDDQTGHVNSAAQHVPAGHVVSGVANQIKGPAT from the coding sequence ATGGCCGCCTCGCTTGACGGTCAGCTGGTGGTGGCGATTTCATCGCGCGCGCTGTTCGACTTCGAGCAGGAGAACGAACTCTTCGAGCAGGGCGACGACCGCGCCTACATGCGGCTGCAGCTCGAGCGGCTGGAGCAGCCTGCCCGCCCCGGTGTGGCGTTTTCGCTGGTGAAAAAGCTGCTGGCTTTCAATGGCGATGCCAAGCGCGTGGAGGTGGTGATCCTGTCGCGCAACGACCCGGTGTCGGGTCTGCGGGTGTTCCGCTCCGCGCAGGCCAGCAGGCTCGAGATCGAGCGGGGCGTGTTCACCAAGGGCCGCGCACCCTACGGTTATCTGCGGCCGCTGCAGGCCAACCTGTTCCTGTCGGCCAGCCCTGGTGATGTGCGCGCCGCGCTGGACCAGGGATTCGCCGCCGCCACGGTGCACACCGGCTCGGTGCAGGCGCGCGACACCTATCCCAACGAAGTGCGCATTGCCTTCGACGGCGACGCCGTGCTGTTCTCCGACGAGGCTGAGCAGGTGTTCCAGCGCGCGGGGCTGGAGGCTTTCCAGAGCCATGAGAAACGTCACGCGGGCAAGCCCCTGCCGCCCGGCCCGTTCAAGCCGCTGCTGCAGGCGCTGCACCGGCTGCAGAAGGAAGGCACGGCCACGATGAGCATCCGCACGGCGCTGGTCACCGCGCGCAGCGCCCCGGCGCATGACCGCGCCATCCGCACCCTGATGAACTGGAACATCGAGATCGACGAGGCCATGTTTCTCGGCGGCCTGCCGAAAGGAGAATTTTTGCGCGAATTTGAACCCGACTTCTTTTTTGATGATCAGACCGGCCACGTCAATTCCGCCGCGCAGCACGTGCCCGCCGGGCATGTGGTCAGCGGAGTGGCGAACCAGATCAAGGGTCCCGCCACATGA